Proteins encoded together in one Mycobacterium noviomagense window:
- the yhjD gene encoding inner membrane protein YhjD has protein sequence MSDAAKPGLLNRVRARYGWFDHVMRANQRYNDRKGNFFAAGLTYYTIFSLFPLLMVGFALAGFVLARQPELLADIEDRIRTAVSGKFGKQLIKAMNSAIASRSSVGIIGLAGSAWAGLGWMANLREALSAMWAEHVTSPGFVRTKLSDLVAMLSAFAAIAATIALTALADAAPMAKVLDWLGLHYALVLDIILRGVSLLMSLLVSWLLFTWMIARLPREPVSFAASMRAGLLAAVGFEVFKQLASIYLRSVLRSPAGAAFGPVLGLMVFAYITARLVLFATAWAATSPANVRAAAAPAPPPAPAVITPRVQADEGLSARQALTAAGLGAVAALGLSRLVRRRDR, from the coding sequence ATGAGCGACGCGGCCAAACCAGGGCTCCTCAATCGGGTGCGGGCGCGATACGGGTGGTTCGACCACGTCATGCGCGCCAACCAGCGGTACAACGACCGCAAGGGCAATTTCTTCGCGGCGGGCCTGACCTATTACACGATCTTTTCGCTATTCCCTTTGTTGATGGTTGGTTTCGCGCTCGCCGGATTCGTGCTGGCGCGCCAACCGGAGTTGCTGGCCGACATCGAGGATCGAATCCGCACCGCGGTGTCGGGCAAGTTCGGCAAACAGCTGATCAAGGCGATGAACTCGGCGATCGCATCGCGCAGTTCGGTCGGAATCATCGGCCTCGCCGGGTCGGCGTGGGCGGGCCTGGGGTGGATGGCGAATCTGCGTGAGGCGCTCAGTGCAATGTGGGCTGAGCATGTGACATCGCCCGGCTTCGTCCGCACCAAGTTGTCCGATCTTGTGGCGATGCTCTCCGCGTTCGCGGCGATCGCGGCGACTATCGCGCTGACCGCACTCGCTGACGCTGCGCCGATGGCCAAGGTGCTGGATTGGCTTGGGCTGCACTACGCCCTGGTGCTGGACATCATCTTGCGCGGCGTTTCGCTGCTGATGTCGCTGCTGGTGTCGTGGCTGCTGTTCACCTGGATGATCGCCCGGCTGCCGCGGGAGCCGGTCAGCTTCGCCGCCTCGATGCGGGCCGGGCTGCTGGCGGCTGTTGGTTTCGAAGTGTTCAAGCAGCTCGCGTCGATCTACTTGCGGTCGGTGTTGCGCAGTCCGGCCGGTGCCGCGTTCGGTCCGGTGTTGGGTTTGATGGTGTTCGCGTACATCACCGCGCGGCTGGTTCTGTTCGCCACCGCGTGGGCGGCGACGTCGCCGGCCAACGTGCGCGCGGCGGCGGCGCCGGCGCCGCCGCCGGCTCCGGCGGTGATCACTCCGCGGGTGCAGGCCGACGAAGGTCTAAGCGCTCGGCAGGCATTGACTGCGGCGGGACTGGGAGCTGTTGCTGCGCTGGGTCTTTCACGGCTTGTGCGCCGGCGCGACCGGTGA
- the nagA gene encoding N-acetylglucosamine-6-phosphate deacetylase: MTLIAAGTMVLDGQICRPGWLTVSGRRIGDCGCGAPPHPPDIDYPDATTVVPGFVDMHVHGGGGAWYTDGHPDEIASAAGFHLRHGTTTTLASLVTASPDDLLAAVRGLAEATRKGVIAGIHIEGPWLSRERCGAHDPGQLRDPDRAEIDAVLAAGDDAIRMVTLAPELPGSAAAIRRFVDAGTVVAVGHTDATYEQTRQAIAAGATVGTHLFNAMRPLHHREPGPALALLQDPGVTLELIADGVHVHPALVRGVIEAAGADRVALVTDATAAAGCADGSFRLGTQEIDVVSGVAHVHGTSTLAGSTATMDGLFRNVAGLSSDPDEGLAAAVAMTSTTPARVLGLGHVGSLRSGMDANLVVLSQVLEISSVMVNGGWVSDQGSHWPRAQPPN; the protein is encoded by the coding sequence ATGACTCTGATCGCCGCCGGCACAATGGTCCTCGACGGCCAGATCTGCCGCCCCGGCTGGTTGACGGTTTCAGGCCGACGAATCGGCGATTGCGGATGCGGTGCGCCGCCCCACCCACCAGATATCGATTACCCCGACGCCACCACCGTGGTTCCCGGCTTCGTCGATATGCATGTGCATGGCGGCGGCGGCGCGTGGTACACCGACGGGCATCCAGATGAGATTGCCTCCGCTGCAGGCTTTCACTTACGACACGGCACCACGACCACGCTGGCCAGCCTGGTCACCGCCTCGCCCGACGACTTGCTGGCAGCGGTTCGCGGGCTCGCCGAGGCGACCCGGAAAGGCGTCATCGCCGGCATCCACATCGAGGGGCCGTGGCTGAGCCGGGAGCGATGCGGGGCCCACGATCCCGGGCAGCTGCGCGATCCCGATCGCGCCGAGATCGACGCCGTGCTCGCCGCTGGCGACGATGCGATCCGGATGGTGACGCTTGCACCGGAACTTCCCGGCAGCGCCGCCGCAATCAGACGCTTCGTGGACGCGGGAACGGTTGTCGCCGTTGGTCATACGGATGCGACGTACGAGCAGACCCGGCAGGCCATTGCCGCGGGCGCGACGGTCGGAACGCACCTGTTCAATGCGATGCGCCCGCTGCACCACCGCGAGCCCGGCCCCGCGTTGGCGCTGTTGCAGGACCCGGGGGTGACGCTGGAGCTGATCGCCGACGGTGTTCACGTCCATCCTGCCTTGGTGCGTGGGGTGATCGAAGCCGCAGGAGCGGACCGGGTCGCGTTGGTCACCGATGCCACCGCTGCCGCCGGTTGCGCCGACGGCTCATTTCGGTTGGGAACCCAGGAGATCGACGTCGTCTCGGGCGTGGCTCATGTGCACGGAACGTCGACGCTTGCTGGCAGTACCGCCACGATGGACGGGCTTTTCCGCAATGTGGCGGGGCTGTCTTCCGACCCCGATGAGGGGCTGGCCGCCGCCGTGGCGATGACGTCGACCACGCCGGCTCGGGTACTCGGACTCGGCCATGTCGGCAGTCTGCGCAGCGGCATGGACGCCAATCTTGTTGTGCTCAGCCAGGTTTTGGAGATCAGCTCCGTCATGGTCAACGGCGGCTGGGTGAGCGATCAGGGATCACACTGGCCGCGCGCACAGCCGCCGAATTAG
- a CDS encoding sugar porter family MFS transporter, with the protein MSNRALAVGLTAATVGVIYGYDISNIAGALLSITDQFHLTTRQQELITTAVVIGEIFGALGGGLLANAIGRKKSMVLVVAGYAAFAVLAALSVSVPMLLAARLLLGLTIGVSVVVVPVFVAESAPAAVRGSLLVSYQLATVVGIIVGYLGAYLLAGSHSWRWMLGLAAMPAAAVLLLMLRLPDTARWYLLRGRVGDAREALRRVEPDADVEHELTEIACALEEECGGVLAEMLRPPYRQATIFLVGLGFFIQITGINAIVYYSPRLFEAMGFNGNFALLVLPALIQVAALAAVVISLVLVDRLGRRPVLLCGITVMIAADAMLMSAFATTTGGASMLGFVGVLIFTIGFTFGFGALVWVYAGECLPSRMRSIGSSAMLTANHVANAIVAGVFLTTLHSLGGARTFGVFGVFAVAAFAFVYRFAPETKGRQLEEIRHFWENRGKWPAEPVRAETSELP; encoded by the coding sequence GTGTCGAATAGGGCGCTGGCCGTCGGTCTCACCGCGGCAACCGTGGGCGTCATCTACGGCTATGACATTTCCAACATCGCCGGCGCGCTGCTGTCCATCACCGACCAGTTCCACCTGACGACACGACAACAAGAACTGATCACCACCGCGGTGGTGATCGGTGAAATCTTCGGCGCGCTCGGTGGTGGCCTGCTGGCCAATGCGATCGGGCGGAAAAAGTCCATGGTGCTGGTAGTGGCGGGCTACGCGGCCTTCGCGGTGCTGGCCGCGCTGTCGGTATCGGTGCCGATGCTGCTGGCGGCACGGCTGCTGTTGGGCCTGACCATCGGAGTGTCCGTCGTGGTGGTCCCCGTCTTCGTCGCCGAGTCGGCACCGGCCGCAGTGCGTGGTTCTCTGCTGGTGTCCTACCAACTAGCGACGGTCGTCGGCATCATCGTCGGTTACCTGGGGGCCTATCTGCTGGCCGGTTCACACAGCTGGCGATGGATGCTGGGACTGGCCGCCATGCCTGCCGCGGCGGTATTGCTGTTGATGCTGCGCCTGCCCGACACCGCCCGCTGGTATCTGCTCAGGGGACGCGTCGGCGACGCCCGCGAGGCGTTGCGGCGAGTGGAGCCAGACGCCGACGTGGAACACGAACTCACCGAAATCGCTTGCGCCCTAGAAGAAGAATGCGGCGGAGTGCTCGCGGAGATGCTGCGACCGCCGTATCGGCAGGCCACCATCTTTCTGGTTGGGCTCGGCTTTTTCATTCAGATCACCGGCATCAACGCGATCGTCTACTACAGCCCGCGGCTGTTCGAGGCAATGGGCTTTAACGGCAACTTCGCGCTGCTGGTGCTGCCGGCGCTGATTCAGGTCGCGGCCTTGGCCGCGGTAGTGATTTCGCTGGTTCTGGTCGACCGGCTAGGCCGCCGGCCGGTTCTGTTGTGCGGCATCACCGTGATGATCGCCGCCGACGCCATGCTCATGAGTGCCTTCGCTACAACCACCGGCGGTGCATCGATGTTGGGTTTCGTCGGTGTGCTGATCTTCACGATTGGCTTTACCTTCGGCTTCGGCGCCCTGGTGTGGGTATATGCGGGTGAGTGTTTGCCGTCCCGCATGCGGTCAATAGGCTCCAGCGCGATGCTCACCGCCAACCACGTGGCCAATGCGATTGTCGCCGGTGTCTTCCTGACGACGCTGCATTCACTCGGTGGTGCACGGACTTTCGGAGTATTCGGTGTGTTCGCGGTGGCCGCCTTTGCCTTCGTTTACCGGTTCGCTCCGGAAACCAAGGGCCGACAGCTGGAGGAGATCCGGCACTTCTGGGAGAACAGGGGTAAATGGCCCGCCGAGCCGGTCCGCGCGGAGACGAGTGAGCTGCCATGA
- a CDS encoding D-alanyl-D-alanine carboxypeptidase family protein: protein MAFLRSASCLAAALFVAPTALGLPVAAAEPNAGPAADTCRYKVATPPAVDSSEVPRAGDPPAPLPVPSSPVGGNALGGCGIVTAPDTPPVPGDISAEAWLVADLDSGAVIAARDPHGRHRPASVIKVLVAMASLNELNLNKAVDGTPEDAAAEGTKVGVAPGGRYTVNQLLHGLLMHSGNDAAHALAMQLGGMQVALEKINVLAGKLGGRDTRVATPSGLDGPGMSTSAYDLGLFYRYAWQNPTFADIVATRTFDFPGHGDHPGYQLENDNQLLYNYPGALGGKTGYTDDAGQTFVGAANRDGRRLVAVLLHGTRQPIAPWQQAAHLLDYGFATAPGTRVGTLIEPDPALVAPKPDAAADDAGAASRAAGIMPAADAMPVRVGVAVIGTIIVFGLIMVARSLNRRPQH, encoded by the coding sequence ATGGCTTTCCTACGATCCGCGTCATGCCTGGCAGCCGCGCTTTTTGTAGCGCCCACGGCGCTGGGTCTGCCCGTCGCGGCCGCCGAGCCGAATGCCGGACCGGCAGCTGACACCTGCCGGTACAAGGTCGCTACCCCACCCGCGGTCGACTCCTCGGAGGTTCCCAGAGCCGGAGATCCGCCGGCGCCGCTGCCGGTGCCCAGCTCGCCGGTCGGGGGCAATGCGCTGGGCGGCTGCGGCATCGTCACCGCACCCGATACCCCGCCGGTGCCCGGCGACATCTCCGCCGAGGCATGGCTGGTCGCCGACCTCGACAGCGGCGCGGTGATCGCTGCCCGCGATCCGCACGGCCGACACCGGCCGGCCAGCGTCATCAAAGTGCTGGTGGCCATGGCCTCGCTCAACGAGCTGAACCTCAACAAGGCCGTCGACGGCACCCCGGAGGACGCCGCCGCCGAGGGCACCAAAGTCGGCGTCGCGCCCGGTGGGCGCTACACCGTCAACCAGCTGCTGCACGGGCTGCTGATGCATTCCGGCAACGACGCAGCGCACGCGCTGGCCATGCAGCTCGGTGGCATGCAGGTCGCGCTGGAGAAGATCAACGTGCTGGCGGGCAAGCTCGGCGGGCGCGACACCCGCGTCGCCACACCGTCCGGCCTCGATGGACCCGGCATGAGCACTTCTGCCTACGACCTCGGACTGTTCTACCGCTACGCCTGGCAGAACCCGACGTTCGCCGACATCGTCGCCACCCGGACCTTCGACTTCCCGGGCCACGGTGATCACCCGGGCTACCAGCTGGAAAACGACAATCAGTTGCTCTACAACTATCCGGGCGCGCTGGGCGGCAAGACCGGCTACACCGACGACGCCGGGCAGACCTTCGTCGGCGCGGCCAACCGGGACGGCCGCCGGCTGGTGGCGGTCTTGCTGCACGGCACCCGCCAGCCGATCGCGCCGTGGCAGCAGGCGGCGCATCTGCTGGACTATGGGTTCGCCACCGCGCCGGGCACCCGGGTCGGCACGCTCATCGAGCCGGATCCCGCGCTCGTGGCACCCAAGCCCGATGCCGCTGCCGACGACGCCGGTGCCGCCTCCCGGGCGGCGGGGATCATGCCAGCCGCGGACGCTATGCCGGTGCGGGTGGGGGTAGCCGTTATCGGGACCATCATCGTGTTCGGCTTGATCATGGTGGCGCGGTCACTGAACCGTCGGCCGCAGCATTAA
- a CDS encoding aspartate aminotransferase family protein, producing the protein MTSDLSATANRHLWGHFARHGAGITPPVIARGDGVTIWDDRGKSYLDALSALFVVQVGHGREELAEAAARQAGTLAYFPLWSYATPPAIELAERLADYAPGDLNRVFFTSGGGEAVETAWKLAKQYFKLTGKPGKYKVISRAVAYHGTPQGALALTGVPKYQAPFEPLTPGAVKVPNTNFYRAPEPLRSDVKAFSRWAADRIAEAIEFEGPDTVAAVFLEPVQNAGGCIPPPPGYFERVREICDDYDVLLVSDEVICAYGRIGSMFACDDFGYVPDMITCAKGLTSGYSPIGAMIASDRLFEPFNDGTTIFPHGYTFGGHPVSAAVALANLDIFERERLNDRVKHNAAALRATLEKLYDLPIVGDVRGEGYFYAIELVKDQASRETFSADERRQLLPRLSSALFDAGLYCRIDDRGDPAIQIAPPLISGQPEFDTIESILRSVLTEAR; encoded by the coding sequence ATGACCTCAGACCTCTCCGCGACGGCGAACCGCCACTTGTGGGGCCATTTCGCGCGGCACGGCGCGGGCATCACCCCACCCGTCATCGCCCGCGGCGACGGCGTCACCATCTGGGACGACCGCGGCAAAAGCTACCTCGACGCACTCTCCGCGCTGTTCGTCGTGCAGGTCGGGCACGGCCGTGAAGAACTCGCCGAAGCCGCGGCGCGGCAGGCCGGCACGCTGGCGTATTTCCCGCTGTGGTCGTATGCCACCCCGCCCGCCATCGAGCTCGCCGAGCGTCTCGCGGACTACGCACCGGGCGATCTGAACCGGGTGTTTTTCACCAGCGGCGGCGGCGAGGCCGTCGAAACCGCCTGGAAGCTGGCCAAGCAGTACTTCAAGCTCACCGGCAAACCCGGCAAGTACAAAGTCATTTCGCGGGCTGTCGCCTACCACGGCACCCCGCAGGGCGCGCTGGCACTGACCGGTGTGCCGAAGTACCAGGCGCCGTTCGAGCCGTTGACGCCGGGCGCGGTGAAGGTGCCCAACACGAACTTCTACCGCGCACCCGAACCGCTGCGCTCCGACGTCAAGGCCTTCAGCCGGTGGGCCGCCGACCGGATCGCCGAAGCCATCGAGTTCGAAGGGCCCGACACCGTCGCCGCAGTGTTCCTAGAGCCCGTGCAAAACGCCGGCGGCTGTATTCCGCCGCCGCCCGGCTATTTCGAACGCGTCCGCGAGATCTGCGACGACTACGACGTGCTGCTGGTCTCTGACGAGGTGATCTGCGCCTATGGGCGCATTGGGTCGATGTTCGCCTGTGACGACTTCGGCTACGTGCCCGACATGATCACCTGCGCCAAGGGGCTGACGTCCGGCTATTCGCCGATCGGCGCGATGATCGCCAGTGACCGGTTATTCGAACCGTTCAACGACGGCACGACGATCTTCCCGCACGGCTACACCTTCGGCGGGCACCCCGTGTCGGCGGCGGTCGCACTGGCCAACCTCGACATCTTCGAGCGCGAACGCCTCAACGACCGCGTCAAGCACAACGCTGCCGCGTTGCGCGCCACCCTGGAGAAGCTCTACGACCTGCCGATCGTCGGAGACGTCCGCGGCGAGGGCTACTTCTACGCCATCGAACTGGTCAAAGACCAAGCGAGCCGGGAAACCTTCAGCGCCGACGAGCGCCGGCAGCTGCTTCCCCGACTGTCCTCGGCTCTCTTCGACGCCGGGCTATATTGCCGCATCGATGACCGCGGCGACCCGGCGATCCAGATCGCGCCGCCACTGATCAGCGGCCAGCCCGAGTTCGACACCATCGAATCGATCCTGCGCAGCGTCCTGACCGAAGCGCGGTGA